From Endozoicomonas sp. 8E, the proteins below share one genomic window:
- the smpB gene encoding SsrA-binding protein SmpB produces MAKRSKKNGKGDSSIVVNKKARHDYHIDESFEAGLSLAGWEVKSLRMGKVQLVDSYVLLKDGEAWLIGAQITPLDTASTHVVADPLRDRKLLLHRRELAKLFSETQQKGHTCIATKLYWKGHLVKCQVALARGKKEFDKRAATKEREWNIEKQRVMHRG; encoded by the coding sequence ATGGCTAAAAGATCGAAAAAAAACGGTAAAGGCGACTCCTCCATTGTCGTCAACAAAAAGGCCCGTCATGACTACCATATAGATGAGTCATTTGAAGCAGGGCTGTCACTGGCAGGCTGGGAAGTCAAAAGCCTTCGCATGGGCAAGGTGCAGCTGGTAGACAGCTACGTTCTGCTCAAAGATGGCGAAGCCTGGTTGATTGGTGCCCAGATCACTCCATTGGATACGGCGTCTACCCATGTGGTGGCAGACCCTCTGCGCGACCGCAAACTGCTGTTGCACAGAAGAGAGCTAGCCAAGCTGTTCTCGGAAACTCAACAGAAAGGTCATACCTGTATCGCTACCAAGCTCTACTGGAAAGGCCATCTGGTCAAATGTCAGGTAGCCCTTGCCCGAGGCAAGAAAGAGTTCGACAAGCGAGCGGCCACCAAAGAGCGTGAATGGAATATTGAAAAGCAGCGGGTTATGCATCGGGGCTGA